A region of the Planktothrix tepida PCC 9214 genome:
CGGCTATTATTCATCCTGATGGCGTGGCGGTAAATGTAACCGAAATTCATTCCCCTCGCCTTGCAGGAGAGGGGTTAGGGGAGAGGTCAATCATTCTAAAAACCCGTTTATTAATTGATGCAATGGGTAATTTTTCCCCTTTAGTTCGACAAGCCAGACAAGGACAAAAACCTGATGCAGTTTGTTTAGTGGTGGGAACCTGTGCAACGGGTTATCCTAATAATGAAACAGGTGATATTTTTGCCTCTTTTACTCCTTTACAAAATCAATGTCAATATTTCTGGGAAGCGTTTCCCGCGAGAGACGGAAGAACGACTTATTTATTTACCTATTTAGATGCTGACCCCCAACGATTCAGTTTAGAATCTTTGTTTGAAGATTATTTTAAACTCTTACCTGAATATCAACAGATTGAACTTCATCAATTAACCTTTAAACGAGCGTTATTTGGGTTTTTTCCTTGTTATAAAAATAGCCCGTTAAAAATGCCTTTGAATCGTGTTTTTGCCATTGGAGATAGTAGCGGAAATCAATCTCCGTTAAGTTTTGGAGGCTTTGGGGCGATGGTACGTCATTTACAACGGTTAACGAATGGTATTGATCAAGCGTTAACAACTGATCAATTAAGCCAAAATGCCTTATCTTTATTACAACCCTATCAACCTAGTTTATCCGTTACTTGGTTATTTCAACGGTCGATGAGTGTGGGGGTTAAACAAACCCTTAACCCAGAACAAATTAATCAGTTATTAGCAACGGTATTCCAAGAAATGGAAGAATTGGGAGAACCAATTTTAAAACCCTTTTTGCAAGATGTGGTACAGTTTTTAGCGTTAACTAAAACCTTATCTAAAACGGCGATTAATCATCCCGGTTTGATTTTTAAAATTATTCCACAAGTGGGGTTAACCTCTTTAATTAATTGGACAATTCACTACTGGAATTTAGGGCTTTATACGGGTTTATATCCAGTTGCCAAAACCCTAGAACCTCTGTTCCAAAAATTACCTCCGGCTTCTCAATATTATTATTATCGTTGGTTGGAAGCTTGGCAATATGGGTCAGGACAGGATTATCATCAATCATAATAAAATAGCCCCTAGAAAATAGCGGGGCTGGGGAGGAGTATTTCTGTTATCATTAAAAGTAGAATTTATCAGGTGCATGGGGATGCACCCTACATCTAAAATGGGTTAAATGACTCCCAAACTGGATAATCCTAAAATCACACCCGCCCCTAAAATATGACCAAAACTTGTAGTTGCTAAAACCGCAGGTAAGCCAAACCCACCAAACAGATTAGAAGAGGGTAATTGAGGGCCAGCATTGGGGTGCTGAATTGAGAATTTACCAATGGCGATCGCTACAATATTGGACAAAATCATTACAATCGCGATGGTGGGACTCCAAGCGTGAGTAACGGGAGTGTTAGTAGCGGCGGCTAAAAGCATCATGGAATCATCTCCTAAAGTTTTTTAAACTGTAGCCAATGGAAATTAATCGTTATAGCTAAGATGTTTTACCAAACAAAGGGAATTCATTTTCGTCCTTGTAGCAATACTTAACATTTTCTGATTAAAATTGCTATCCTAGTTTAAAGAAACGGCCCGACTCCGAGAAACCATAGATTCTAATATGACTGAACAGCAAACCCGCATCTGTATCCTTGGTGGAGGCTTTGGTGGACTCTACACCGCCTTACGTTTGAGTCAACTTCCTTGGGAAAAATCCCAGGAACCGGAAATTGTTCTGGTGGATCAGAATGACCATTTCTTATTTTTACCTCTGCTGTATGAACTGCTGACGAATGAACTACAAGCCTGGGAAATTTCCCCTGCTTTTGAAGATCTGTTAAAAGATACAAATGTGCGGTTTTGTCAGGGAGTTGTTAGCAAAATTGACATTGACGATAAACAAGTTAAACTGGAAAACAACACTTCAATTCCTTATGATTATTTAGTATT
Encoded here:
- the psaK gene encoding photosystem I reaction center subunit PsaK, producing MMLLAAATNTPVTHAWSPTIAIVMILSNIVAIAIGKFSIQHPNAGPQLPSSNLFGGFGLPAVLATTSFGHILGAGVILGLSSLGVI
- a CDS encoding FAD-dependent oxidoreductase, whose amino-acid sequence is MSLTEEILSQIPGNPLNGLRKADELWTGLKNNSLPLPNTVKEESQRLETVDYDVVIGGGTLGILIGTTLAMKGWRVAVLERGKLQGREQEWNISRKELEVFIDLNLLSEVELKTAIATEYNPARLSFPNNIEIWVKDVLNIGVDPVYLLETLKNRFLEAGGILLENTAYESAIIHPDGVAVNVTEIHSPRLAGEGLGERSIILKTRLLIDAMGNFSPLVRQARQGQKPDAVCLVVGTCATGYPNNETGDIFASFTPLQNQCQYFWEAFPARDGRTTYLFTYLDADPQRFSLESLFEDYFKLLPEYQQIELHQLTFKRALFGFFPCYKNSPLKMPLNRVFAIGDSSGNQSPLSFGGFGAMVRHLQRLTNGIDQALTTDQLSQNALSLLQPYQPSLSVTWLFQRSMSVGVKQTLNPEQINQLLATVFQEMEELGEPILKPFLQDVVQFLALTKTLSKTAINHPGLIFKIIPQVGLTSLINWTIHYWNLGLYTGLYPVAKTLEPLFQKLPPASQYYYYRWLEAWQYGSGQDYHQS